A window of Psychroflexus sp. ALD_RP9 contains these coding sequences:
- a CDS encoding LexA family protein: protein MQHSLITNIQRIDTTSTIQIPITETGISAGFPSPADDFIDLSIDLNKTFIQHPNATFFGRVSGDSMINAGLSDGDYLIIDRSLEPKHKQIAVCLINGEFTVKRLHIFKENVYLVPENEAYQPIEVTPEDDFNIWGVVTTVIKPLQVSCLR, encoded by the coding sequence ATGCAACATAGTTTAATTACAAACATTCAAAGAATTGATACTACGAGTACCATACAAATTCCCATAACAGAAACTGGTATTAGTGCAGGTTTTCCAAGTCCTGCCGATGATTTTATTGATTTAAGCATAGACCTTAATAAAACATTTATACAGCATCCTAATGCTACATTTTTTGGTCGTGTTAGCGGCGATAGCATGATTAATGCAGGTTTAAGTGATGGTGACTACTTAATTATAGATCGCAGCTTAGAACCTAAGCATAAACAAATTGCAGTATGCCTTATTAATGGTGAGTTTACTGTAAAACGTTTACACATTTTTAAGGAAAATGTATATTTAGTACCTGAAAATGAGGCTTACCAACCTATTGAAGTAACTCCGGAAGACGATTTTAATATTTGGGGTGTAGTAACCACCGTTATTAAACCTTTACAAGTCTCATGTTTGCGCTAG
- a CDS encoding Y-family DNA polymerase — MFALVDCNNFYASCERVFQPELRYQPLVILSNNDGCVIARSNEAKNLGIPMGAPAFKFKETFKRLNIAVRSSNYELYGDMSARVMNILSEFTPDVEVYSIDEAFLKFNGFEHINLQSHLKYMRLKVERCTGIPISIGVAPTKSLSKLANRIAKKFPKHTDGVYIMHSEEQRIKALKWLDIKDIWGIGKQHAKRLQQLGLQKAYEFTQLPDDWTRKHMSVVGLRLKKELEGEVTLGLDEVTHKKAIATTRSFGYEYDDFDYIKERVTSFAVSCGEKLRRQESCCELVYVFLKSNRFNAKVPQYNNGITIKTTHPTNSSISLIKYAITALKAIYKPEYKYKKAGVIVMGLSPEKSRQTCLFSDENPKHRKLMQHIDQLNSHWGKHSVKFGSQDLQKIWKMRQEHLSKAYTTKLKDVIEVS, encoded by the coding sequence ATGTTTGCGCTAGTTGATTGTAATAACTTTTACGCTTCGTGCGAACGGGTTTTTCAGCCTGAGTTACGCTATCAACCTCTTGTTATTTTATCTAATAATGATGGTTGTGTAATTGCACGTAGTAATGAAGCTAAGAATTTAGGTATTCCGATGGGTGCGCCAGCTTTTAAATTTAAGGAAACATTTAAGCGCTTGAATATTGCTGTAAGATCGTCAAATTATGAGCTCTATGGCGATATGAGTGCACGAGTAATGAATATCTTAAGTGAGTTTACACCTGACGTTGAAGTTTACAGTATCGATGAAGCATTTTTAAAATTTAATGGATTTGAACATATTAATTTACAGTCACATTTAAAATATATGAGACTTAAAGTTGAGCGCTGTACTGGAATTCCGATAAGTATTGGAGTTGCGCCTACAAAGTCTCTTAGTAAACTAGCTAATCGCATTGCTAAAAAATTTCCTAAACACACTGATGGTGTCTATATAATGCATTCGGAAGAACAGCGAATTAAAGCCTTAAAATGGCTAGACATTAAAGATATTTGGGGAATTGGAAAACAGCATGCTAAACGCCTACAACAGTTAGGCTTACAAAAAGCTTACGAATTCACACAGTTACCTGACGATTGGACGCGCAAACATATGAGTGTTGTGGGTTTGCGCCTCAAAAAAGAATTAGAAGGTGAAGTTACCTTAGGACTTGATGAAGTCACTCATAAAAAGGCCATTGCTACTACCCGATCATTTGGCTATGAGTATGATGATTTTGATTATATTAAAGAACGTGTGACTAGCTTTGCTGTATCTTGTGGCGAAAAGCTAAGACGACAAGAGAGTTGCTGTGAGCTCGTTTACGTCTTTTTAAAAAGCAATCGGTTTAACGCTAAAGTTCCACAATATAATAATGGAATTACGATTAAAACAACACATCCCACCAATTCAAGTATTAGTTTAATTAAATATGCTATTACGGCTTTAAAGGCAATTTACAAACCAGAATACAAGTATAAAAAAGCAGGTGTTATAGTGATGGGTTTAAGTCCAGAGAAGTCAAGACAAACATGCCTTTTTAGTGACGAAAATCCTAAACACCGCAAACTAATGCAACATATTGACCAGCTCAACAGTCATTGGGGAAAACACAGTGTTAAATTTGGAAGCCAAGATCTACAAAAAATCTGGAAAATGCGTCAAGAACATCTTTCTAAAGCCTATACTACAAAACTTAAAGATGTTATTGAAGTTAGTTAG
- a CDS encoding LuxR C-terminal-related transcriptional regulator: protein MKLVIYFVYIILFILPWKSFTNPNCEDQLSIEVFNQLSRKEKIKQIHPFLYSAFCDSVNREKHFNLYLSTFTSKIEKKQRLNELGHMLHKVILGNNKDFYKYIDLVIKRIEATFPEIKNNIDFINIKFAYYNNKYGNFKACNYLNEYSQSSNKDTAYTIDLYNHSLKLSKCAEYADDYNTSIYYLLKALNLTKKLKYPISRLKRGHVFKSLSMRYYEIEDYKNSEIYADSAINTFLPEFKHKIGLAVGYEYKALAINQLYDDSKRALQYLENAQSIYNIVGNISRYHFVERLKAEIYSTEKPYIAIEHLYSHIDYFHKNKRKLHQTKAWLLAFKILQSHQLEVLSTASNYRFSKKQIIDSLTVFLKEEDLQNQIKITNTLIEYYADHNKIDSLLKYNHLQNNFERQKNLITQEQTKQNLKLYLTNYQKEQELANLNLLNQEQSYQNRILSILICFAGVSLLFYFFYKRKQKQILLAKLQLKETEHYKLKTEQKLKEELILKKEQAEKMLKLAYENELKSKELLKLKLQQKQNQVESAQLEKQSSINLLNEVVSALKDESVNDASHLLKKLQTDEIIKKHNNSLKEVFESISPNFMQLLHKTNPNLTEQDLLYCVLIRQKYSTKQIADFLSISPKSVNQHKYRLKKKLAIPKEKNITTFIANIKSE from the coding sequence ATGAAATTGGTAATTTATTTCGTTTACATTATACTCTTTATTCTTCCATGGAAGTCATTTACTAATCCAAATTGTGAAGACCAACTTTCTATTGAAGTATTTAATCAATTATCTCGTAAAGAAAAAATAAAACAAATTCATCCTTTTTTATATAGCGCATTTTGTGATTCAGTAAATCGTGAAAAACACTTTAATTTATATCTGAGTACTTTTACTTCTAAAATTGAAAAAAAACAAAGATTAAATGAGTTGGGGCATATGCTTCATAAAGTTATTTTAGGGAATAATAAAGATTTTTATAAATATATAGATCTAGTTATTAAACGAATTGAAGCAACTTTCCCTGAAATAAAAAATAACATAGACTTTATCAACATTAAGTTTGCTTATTATAATAATAAATACGGCAATTTTAAAGCGTGTAATTATTTAAATGAGTACAGTCAATCATCAAATAAAGATACCGCTTATACAATAGATTTGTATAATCATTCGCTTAAGTTATCAAAATGTGCAGAGTATGCTGATGATTATAATACTTCTATTTACTATTTATTAAAAGCGTTAAACTTAACTAAAAAATTAAAGTATCCAATAAGTCGATTGAAAAGAGGTCACGTTTTTAAGTCTTTAAGTATGCGTTATTATGAAATTGAAGATTATAAAAATTCTGAAATATATGCAGATTCGGCAATTAATACTTTTTTACCAGAATTTAAGCACAAAATTGGCTTAGCTGTTGGTTATGAATATAAAGCTCTAGCCATAAACCAGCTTTATGATGATTCTAAAAGAGCTCTTCAATATTTAGAAAATGCGCAAAGTATATATAATATTGTAGGAAATATTTCAAGGTACCATTTTGTTGAAAGACTAAAAGCTGAAATATACTCGACTGAAAAACCATATATTGCAATTGAACATCTATATAGCCACATAGATTATTTTCATAAAAATAAACGTAAACTTCATCAAACAAAAGCTTGGCTGTTGGCTTTTAAAATATTACAAAGCCATCAACTTGAAGTCTTATCTACAGCTTCAAACTATAGATTTTCAAAAAAGCAAATTATTGATAGTTTAACAGTTTTTCTCAAAGAAGAAGATTTGCAAAACCAAATAAAAATTACAAATACCCTTATAGAATATTACGCAGACCATAACAAAATCGATAGCTTATTAAAGTACAATCATCTTCAAAATAATTTTGAGCGTCAAAAAAACTTAATAACTCAAGAACAAACTAAACAAAATCTAAAGTTATATTTAACCAATTACCAAAAAGAACAAGAGTTAGCAAACTTAAACCTGTTAAACCAAGAACAATCCTATCAGAATAGAATCTTGAGTATTTTAATTTGCTTTGCAGGAGTTAGTCTCCTATTTTATTTTTTCTACAAAAGAAAACAGAAGCAAATTTTGCTTGCAAAGTTACAACTAAAAGAAACCGAACATTACAAACTCAAAACCGAGCAAAAATTAAAAGAAGAGCTCATTCTAAAAAAAGAACAAGCAGAAAAAATGTTGAAGTTGGCTTACGAAAATGAACTTAAAAGTAAAGAACTTCTAAAACTCAAACTACAACAAAAGCAAAACCAGGTTGAATCTGCTCAGCTAGAAAAACAATCGAGTATTAATTTATTAAACGAAGTGGTTTCAGCCTTGAAAGACGAAAGTGTTAATGATGCCAGTCATTTACTGAAAAAGCTTCAAACAGATGAGATTATAAAAAAACACAATAATAGCTTAAAAGAAGTTTTTGAATCCATTTCGCCTAATTTCATGCAACTGCTACATAAAACCAATCCTAATTTAACCGAGCAAGATTTATTATATTGTGTTTTAATTCGTCAGAAGTATTCAACTAAACAGATTGCTGATTTTTTAAGTATTTCACCTAAATCTGTTAATCAACATAAATACCGACTCAAAAAGAAGCTAGCAATTCCTAAAGAAAAAAACATCACTACCTTTATTGCAAATATAAAAAGCGAATAA
- a CDS encoding lectin-like protein, producing MKKLYLLFLIFSAFITKAQNNPPTFSSVSNINQNTTSNSEVVNFSLPSISDDEFGNNISFEDYPPTPTGFTRVGVFNGHTYFISNNNNSYNNHLSSISSVAAAHPVSINSAEENEFLRAYLASNGINVALIGFNDIASETNFVWQNGDPVTYTNWRFNAPAHTTANHDVVEMQFDNGTWNDVSTALSRRMFIELPYAAEQIDGLPSGSDFPLGVTVNRFRATDDVGNVATTSFNVVINDIQNPLISCPSNISTPVTTNLTETVSYTSPTFTDNSLSGTFSYDDAQEISGFTKIGKHNNHTYYISNTNNTYTNFLPIINSINAAYPISINNAAENTFLANYLQSNSISSVLIGFTDTDEEGNFKWESGESVTYTNWNANEPNNFGSGEDYVQFFSSGLWNDITNNSLPIIIEVPFTTEQTAGLASGANFPVGTTTNTFIVNDSFGNTATCSFDVTVETAPTIESQPSLITLNSIPQNLDLNDFNITTDDADGDNVTLTSSISQFDCNNVAILQSSVRYGNGASNTLGAGNVQTFKSLRNGFLTKLEVEFRGNTSATTQAVIEVYQNNNADPNLATDVELIGTVTLNIPAQFNAIGEGNFDKPIYLELNRMYAFRQISGPGIRMRQGSFYTAGATFNHDFNNSLVVTESAGINDDWKFFVTQFDTNGVTSTSVPVSASDGTNNTNANVDAYHLSNITPTAIAQNISIDLDANGNASITPQQIDNGSSVVCNGNMNLSLDISSFDCSSIGDNTVVLTVEDDYGNSSTASAVVTVQDNTGSVFSALNNVNINTTGSSEIINYSLPTITDNCIGNAIGFENYPPTPSGFTKMGVFNGHTYFISNSTDTYANFLSTINTLDGAYPVSISSAAENNFIANYLSENGQSNALIGINDLLSEGTFIWENGENVSYTNWNSGEPNNSGGNEDVTEIYNNGGWNDIGNANNDRPIIIEFSYAVEQTAGLASGSSFPIGTTTNTFEAFDEYGNTSSVSFTVTVSDTGNPSITCPDDITTTATNPIVNFSDPVVTDNSSSSFNILSGMTYIGNNDGKNFFISDEIFSGANAFADAVNRGGTVATVSNATQNTFLANALSTNGISNAHIGFSDAASEGNFVWQDGSPTTYTNWQTNEPSNTNGVEDYVAISSGGSWNDVGAFGTGNLRYILQLDQEDAYVLQTSGPSSGSNFPIGTTTVTFEAFDAAGNTATCSFDVTVTDFPNVITQNIDVALDPSGNASITAQDIDNGSSSVSGIASLSIDQSSFDCSDISTTPSSVSLNFEGNGHIQIDGNAPLDFGGSKGFTFETQIYPRSNANSYILSKTLGGASWPTKLTTQFYINTNNQLVFGINRFSSGGWTYLNSPQNSITLNQWQHVAVSYNSSNSTMKIYIEGIEVASTTLNTSNPTASPGLFRIGAAENGGNQFDGYMDNFRAWENALDTSEVFAAKNNNLSAVNNTLLLHYAFNSNFGTEAVDLSSTERNGTFTGSLNENSWYTGTNNLNPNGTTVTLTVTSNSGDVATGTAVVNVTNNFTPTIASVPDDILDYTTNSSGKAISYNLPLSSTNCLAPQSLDNYPPTPSGFTKMGVFQGHTYFVSNSQNTFTNFSTQVSAIQDAHFATITNPEENNFIANYLTNNSLGNAYIGLNDQQNEGDYVWETGEEFIYTNWNSGNPSNSGSGEDVGEIFPDGGWNDLPENLIRYAIIEIPYAIEQTSGSGSGETFSPGTTTNEFKVYGKGGGISTFNFDVEIIQADYIYLNDAWLDAKNPNGIAVATETMLVVDNEASLTSPISLAEVTIENSASVEVNDVLSVTTSITNNGQITFKSNATSTAQLDEFTGTISGTGTVEVERYIPAKRAFRLISSAVDGSTIANAWQQDTHITGAVGTVGQTSTDGFDETETGNPSMFTFDNTITDQSSGAGWQAITSTTDVISAGTPYRLMVRGDRTIDLADNEAPATATTLSASGTLHTGSYSPTLATAANNYSFVGNPYQAVVDFGAVTKSNLTDFIYVWDASIAGSNGNGGYTVVDASDGSEAAPSPYSSAANQYIMPGQAFFVQNNASGNGSITFEEADKATGQAQVSIFSTYTNFYINSRLYKASALQNGEMESDAIGLRFNENYTTIGSDEDASKLANPGENYAIVNNGFKSIDKQNIPTDGHQVDLLMMNYEDTAYSLSFNLGNQPETLKVYLNDSYLNTQTELTESTTYDFTVDANVPESIDQNRFHLSFEEVPLNNQSFDAGQVRLYPNPVVHQLQIELPASVEINSVQVFNTLGQQVLTTTQSQVDVSQLASGVYVVELETTKGKVSKKIIKQ from the coding sequence ATGAAAAAACTTTATTTACTATTCCTAATTTTCTCTGCTTTTATTACAAAAGCACAGAACAACCCACCAACCTTTTCTTCGGTAAGTAATATAAACCAAAATACCACAAGCAATAGTGAAGTTGTAAATTTCTCTTTACCAAGTATTTCAGATGATGAGTTTGGAAACAATATTTCATTTGAAGATTACCCACCTACACCTACTGGTTTTACAAGAGTAGGAGTATTTAACGGTCATACCTACTTTATTTCCAATAACAATAATTCATATAATAACCATTTATCATCTATCTCAAGTGTTGCTGCTGCACACCCAGTTAGTATAAATTCAGCAGAAGAAAATGAATTTTTAAGAGCCTATCTAGCATCTAACGGGATAAATGTGGCATTAATTGGATTTAATGACATAGCCAGCGAAACCAATTTTGTGTGGCAAAATGGAGATCCTGTCACTTATACCAATTGGCGTTTTAATGCTCCAGCACATACTACTGCTAATCATGATGTTGTAGAAATGCAATTTGACAATGGTACATGGAACGATGTAAGTACAGCCTTATCAAGAAGAATGTTTATTGAATTGCCCTATGCTGCGGAGCAAATTGATGGGCTACCAAGCGGAAGTGATTTCCCATTGGGTGTAACAGTTAACAGATTTAGAGCTACTGATGATGTAGGAAATGTTGCAACAACTTCCTTTAATGTTGTTATTAATGATATTCAAAATCCTTTAATTTCCTGTCCATCTAACATTAGCACTCCAGTTACGACCAATTTAACAGAAACTGTTTCTTATACTTCACCTACATTTACAGACAATTCGCTTAGTGGAACATTTAGCTATGATGATGCTCAAGAAATAAGCGGATTCACTAAAATTGGTAAACATAACAATCACACTTATTATATTTCTAATACTAACAATACCTATACTAATTTCTTACCAATCATAAATTCTATAAATGCAGCTTACCCAATAAGCATAAACAATGCAGCTGAAAATACTTTTTTAGCTAATTATCTTCAATCAAATTCTATTTCAAGTGTTTTAATTGGTTTTACAGACACAGATGAAGAAGGTAATTTTAAATGGGAAAGTGGAGAGTCTGTAACCTATACTAATTGGAATGCTAACGAACCCAATAATTTTGGTAGTGGCGAAGATTATGTACAGTTTTTTTCTAGCGGTTTATGGAATGATATCACCAATAACAGCTTACCCATAATTATTGAAGTTCCTTTTACAACGGAACAAACGGCAGGTTTAGCCAGCGGTGCTAATTTTCCAGTTGGTACTACAACCAATACTTTTATTGTAAATGATAGTTTTGGGAATACTGCAACTTGTAGTTTTGATGTTACGGTTGAGACAGCTCCTACAATAGAAAGTCAACCAAGTTTAATTACATTAAATTCTATTCCACAAAATTTAGATTTAAATGATTTCAATATTACAACAGATGATGCTGATGGAGATAACGTAACACTTACATCTTCGATTTCTCAATTTGATTGTAATAATGTTGCCATATTACAAAGCTCAGTTCGCTACGGAAATGGTGCATCAAACACACTTGGTGCCGGAAATGTACAAACTTTTAAATCTCTCAGAAATGGGTTTTTAACTAAACTTGAAGTTGAGTTTCGCGGAAACACTTCGGCAACAACACAAGCCGTTATTGAAGTTTACCAAAACAACAACGCAGACCCTAATTTAGCAACCGATGTAGAATTAATAGGTACAGTAACGCTAAATATACCTGCTCAATTTAATGCAATTGGCGAAGGAAATTTTGATAAGCCAATTTATCTAGAACTAAACAGAATGTATGCTTTTAGACAAATTTCAGGACCTGGAATTAGAATGCGCCAAGGTTCTTTCTATACAGCTGGAGCTACATTTAATCATGACTTCAATAATTCGCTTGTCGTCACTGAAAGTGCTGGAATTAACGATGACTGGAAATTTTTTGTTACACAATTTGATACAAATGGGGTTACATCAACTTCAGTTCCTGTTTCTGCTAGTGATGGCACAAACAATACTAACGCCAACGTAGATGCATACCATCTTTCAAACATAACACCTACCGCTATAGCGCAAAATATAAGTATAGACTTAGATGCTAACGGCAATGCTAGCATAACACCACAACAAATTGATAATGGGTCGTCTGTAGTTTGTAATGGCAATATGAATTTGAGTTTAGACATCTCAAGTTTTGATTGTTCATCTATTGGCGACAATACAGTGGTTTTAACGGTAGAAGATGATTATGGTAACTCTTCTACAGCATCGGCAGTCGTTACTGTTCAAGATAATACTGGGTCAGTTTTTTCAGCACTAAACAATGTCAACATTAACACCACCGGAAGTAGCGAAATAATAAATTATAGTTTACCAACTATTACAGATAATTGTATTGGCAATGCTATTGGTTTTGAAAATTATCCACCAACTCCAAGCGGCTTTACAAAAATGGGCGTTTTTAATGGTCATACTTATTTTATATCAAATTCAACAGATACCTATGCCAATTTTTTAAGTACAATTAATACATTAGATGGCGCTTATCCTGTGAGTATTTCTAGTGCAGCAGAAAATAATTTTATTGCTAATTATTTATCCGAAAACGGACAATCAAATGCTTTGATAGGAATTAATGATTTGTTATCAGAAGGCACTTTTATTTGGGAAAATGGTGAAAATGTGAGTTACACGAATTGGAATTCTGGTGAGCCTAATAACTCTGGTGGTAATGAAGATGTAACGGAGATTTATAATAATGGTGGTTGGAATGATATTGGCAATGCTAATAATGATCGTCCAATAATTATTGAATTCTCTTATGCTGTAGAACAAACCGCTGGATTAGCAAGTGGTTCAAGCTTTCCTATCGGAACAACTACCAATACATTTGAAGCTTTTGATGAATACGGTAATACATCTTCTGTTTCGTTTACAGTTACTGTGAGTGATACAGGTAACCCAAGTATAACGTGCCCAGATGATATTACTACAACCGCTACAAATCCTATTGTTAATTTTAGTGATCCTGTTGTTACGGATAATTCATCATCGTCCTTTAATATTTTATCGGGTATGACTTATATTGGAAATAATGATGGTAAAAACTTTTTTATAAGTGACGAAATTTTTTCTGGAGCTAACGCTTTTGCAGATGCTGTAAATCGTGGCGGAACTGTAGCAACGGTAAGCAATGCTACTCAAAACACATTTTTAGCAAATGCATTGTCAACAAATGGTATATCGAACGCACACATCGGATTTTCAGATGCAGCTTCTGAAGGAAATTTTGTTTGGCAGGACGGAAGCCCAACAACTTATACCAATTGGCAAACAAATGAGCCTAGTAACACAAATGGAGTTGAAGATTATGTTGCTATTTCATCAGGTGGTTCATGGAATGATGTTGGCGCTTTTGGTACAGGAAATTTGAGATACATTTTACAACTTGACCAAGAAGATGCTTATGTTTTACAGACCAGTGGGCCTTCATCAGGAAGTAATTTCCCAATTGGTACAACTACCGTAACTTTTGAAGCTTTTGATGCTGCAGGCAATACAGCCACTTGTAGTTTTGATGTGACGGTTACAGACTTTCCTAATGTAATAACTCAAAATATAGACGTTGCATTAGACCCTTCTGGCAATGCAAGCATTACAGCACAAGATATCGATAATGGAAGTTCTTCAGTTTCAGGTATTGCTAGTTTAAGTATTGACCAATCGAGTTTTGATTGTAGCGATATAAGCACAACACCATCTAGCGTAAGCCTCAATTTTGAAGGCAATGGGCATATCCAAATCGATGGTAATGCTCCATTAGATTTTGGGGGAAGCAAAGGCTTTACTTTTGAAACTCAAATCTACCCAAGAAGTAATGCTAATTCGTACATTTTATCTAAAACCCTTGGTGGTGCATCTTGGCCTACTAAATTAACTACCCAATTTTACATAAACACCAATAATCAATTAGTTTTCGGAATTAATAGATTTAGTTCTGGTGGTTGGACTTATTTAAATTCACCACAAAATAGCATTACGTTAAATCAATGGCAACATGTTGCTGTAAGCTATAATTCTTCAAACTCTACCATGAAAATTTATATTGAAGGTATAGAAGTAGCGTCCACAACGCTTAATACATCTAATCCAACAGCATCGCCAGGACTATTTAGAATTGGTGCAGCTGAAAACGGCGGTAACCAATTTGATGGCTATATGGATAATTTCCGTGCTTGGGAAAATGCTTTAGATACATCTGAAGTCTTTGCAGCAAAAAATAACAATTTATCAGCCGTAAACAACACTTTACTTTTACATTATGCCTTTAATTCTAATTTTGGCACAGAAGCTGTAGACTTATCTTCAACCGAACGAAACGGTACTTTTACAGGAAGCTTGAATGAAAACAGCTGGTATACAGGGACTAACAATTTAAACCCTAATGGAACAACGGTAACTTTAACGGTAACAAGCAACTCTGGAGATGTTGCTACAGGAACTGCAGTGGTTAATGTAACAAATAACTTTACACCGACAATTGCAAGTGTACCAGACGATATTCTTGATTACACCACAAACTCATCTGGTAAAGCTATAAGCTACAACTTACCTTTAAGCTCTACAAATTGTTTAGCTCCACAAAGCTTAGATAATTATCCACCAACACCATCTGGGTTTACTAAAATGGGAGTTTTTCAAGGACATACGTATTTTGTTTCAAATTCTCAAAATACGTTTACTAACTTTTCAACTCAAGTTAGTGCTATTCAAGATGCACATTTTGCCACGATTACTAACCCGGAAGAAAATAATTTTATTGCAAACTATCTAACCAACAACAGTCTTGGCAACGCATACATAGGGCTTAACGATCAGCAAAACGAAGGAGACTATGTTTGGGAAACCGGTGAAGAATTTATTTATACCAATTGGAATTCAGGTAATCCTTCTAACTCAGGTAGTGGTGAAGATGTTGGTGAAATCTTTCCAGATGGTGGATGGAACGATCTTCCAGAAAATTTAATTCGATATGCAATTATTGAAATTCCTTATGCAATAGAACAAACTTCTGGATCAGGAAGTGGAGAAACTTTCTCACCTGGAACAACTACTAATGAATTTAAAGTTTATGGTAAAGGCGGTGGAATTTCTACCTTCAATTTTGATGTAGAAATCATACAAGCCGATTATATCTACTTGAATGATGCTTGGCTAGATGCTAAAAATCCTAATGGAATTGCTGTGGCTACTGAAACCATGTTAGTTGTAGACAATGAAGCAAGTCTTACATCGCCAATTAGTTTAGCTGAAGTTACCATCGAAAACTCTGCGTCAGTTGAAGTCAATGATGTTTTATCTGTCACCACGAGTATAACTAACAACGGTCAAATCACTTTTAAGAGTAATGCAACATCAACAGCTCAATTAGACGAGTTTACAGGCACTATTTCAGGAACTGGAACAGTTGAAGTCGAGCGTTATATCCCTGCTAAGCGTGCTTTTCGTTTGATCAGTTCAGCGGTTGATGGTTCAACCATCGCCAACGCTTGGCAACAAGACACGCATATTACGGGAGCAGTTGGCACAGTTGGTCAAACCAGCACTGATGGTTTTGATGAAACTGAAACAGGAAACCCGTCTATGTTTACATTCGATAATACAATTACTGACCAATCTAGTGGCGCTGGATGGCAAGCTATCACTTCAACAACTGATGTGATTTCAGCGGGAACGCCATACCGTTTAATGGTGCGTGGTGATCGAACCATTGATTTAGCTGATAATGAAGCACCAGCCACAGCAACCACTTTAAGTGCTTCAGGAACTTTGCATACAGGAAGTTATTCTCCAACTTTAGCTACAGCAGCTAACAATTATAGTTTTGTGGGTAACCCTTATCAAGCGGTAGTTGATTTTGGTGCAGTAACTAAATCTAATCTCACAGATTTTATCTATGTTTGGGATGCTTCAATTGCTGGGTCTAATGGTAATGGTGGTTATACCGTTGTCGATGCTTCAGATGGCAGTGAAGCTGCTCCAAGCCCATATTCATCAGCTGCTAATCAATATATCATGCCAGGTCAAGCCTTTTTTGTACAAAACAATGCCTCTGGTAATGGCTCAATTACCTTTGAAGAAGCTGATAAAGCCACAGGTCAAGCTCAGGTGAGTATTTTTAGTACCTACACTAACTTTTATATCAACTCGCGTTTATACAAAGCCTCAGCTTTACAAAACGGTGAGATGGAAAGCGATGCCATAGGATTACGTTTTAATGAAAACTATACCACTATTGGTAGTGATGAAGATGCGAGTAAATTGGCCAATCCAGGTGAAAACTATGCGATTGTAAACAATGGTTTTAAATCGATTGATAAGCAAAACATCCCAACTGATGGCCATCAAGTTGATTTATTGATGATGAACTATGAAGATACGGCTTACAGCCTAAGCTTCAATTTAGGGAATCAGCCTGAAACGCTTAAGGTTTACTTAAATGACAGCTATTTAAATACACAAACCGAATTAACAGAGAGCACAACTTATGACTTTACAGTTGATGCTAATGTGCCAGAGAGTATCGATCAAAACCGTTTTCATTTAAGTTTTGAAGAAGTGCCTTTAAATAACCAAAGTTTTGATGCCGGACAAGTTCGCTTGTATCCTAATCCAGTGGTTCATCAGTTACAAATTGAATTACCAGCTTCAGTTGAGATCAATTCAGTTCAAGTTTTCAATACCTTGGGTCAACAGGTGCTAACAACCACCCAATCTCAAGTTGATGTGAGTCAATTAGCCTCAGGTGTTTATGTGGTAGAGCTAGAAACTACAAAAGGGAAAGTGAGCAAGAAAATCATTAAGCAGTAA